The region GTCCTTTGCAATAGTATATGCAGGCGCTGCCTTGGCTCCGAAGATGGCGGTGATGGGAGTGGTCGGCCTGCTGCCCCGTTTGATTTCCAGGTATTTGTGTATCAGGTACAGGGCGTTCATCTGCTGGCGCTTATATTCGTGAAGACGTTTTACCTGTATGTCAAAAATGGATTTGGGGTCAATGTCAATGTCCTGGGTTTCCTTAAGGTAGTCTGCCAGCTCCTGCTTCTTACTGTCCTTGATGGCTAAGAGGCGGTGCAGGATCTTCATGTTGGCTGTGAATGTACTGTCATCCAGCTTCTTAAGTTCAAATGCATCCTTCTTGAAGCCATCGCCTATGAGTGCTGATATATAATCAGCCAGCTGGGGATTGCAGTGAAGCAGCCACCGGCGGAAGGTGATGCCGTTTGTCTTATTGTTGAATTTCTCCGGATAAAGCCTGTAAAAGTTGTTCAGCTCATTCTTCTTCAGTATGTCTGTATGAAGGGCAGCCACGCCGTTGACACTGAAGCCATAGTGGATGTCAATATGGGCCATGTGCACCCGGTCGCCCTTGTCAATGATATATACGGACGGATCGTCAAATTTCCTCCTGACCTTGTCGTCCAGCACCTCCATAATGGGAATCAGCTGGGGAACCGCCTCCTTGAAGTAGTCCATGGGCCAGGTCTCCAGGGCTTCCGCCAGGATAGTGTGGTTGGTATAAGCGCAGGTCCGCGTAACCACCTGGATGGCGTCATCCATTTCCATGCCGTGCTCTGTGGTGAGAAGACGAATCAGCTCGGGAATGACCATGGTGGGATGGGTGTCGTTGATTTGGATGACCGCATAGTCTGGCAGGTCGTAAAGGGTGGAACCTTTTGCCGCTGCCTCGGACAGTATGAGACGGGCAGCGTTGCTGACCATGAAATACTGCTGGTAAATGCGCAGTATCTGGCCTGCCCTGTCGCTGTCATCCGGATAGAGGAACAGGGTAAGATTCTTGCTGATATCCGTCTTGTCAAAGGATATTCCATCCTCCACAAGGGATTCATCCACGGTCTCCACATCAAAGAGATGCAGTTTGTTGGTGCGGTTGCCATAGCCTGTGACTTTGATGTCATACATCCGTGAGGTGAGTGTAAAGTTCCGGTATGGAATCTGGTAGGTGACATTGGTTCTGTTCAGCCAGGAGGTGTTTTCCATCCATGGGTTGGGCTCCTCATTCTGGAGATTATCTTTAAATAACTGCTTGAACAGGCCAAAATGGTAGTTCAGCCCGATTCCGTCCCCGTTCAGCCCCAGGGTGGCTATGGAATCCAGGAAACAGGCCGCCAGCCTGCCCAGTCCGCCGTTGCCCAGGGAAGGCTCAGGCTCCAGCTCCTCCAGGACACAGAGGTCTTTGCCGTGGCTTGCCAGAATGGATTTCACCTGGCTGCAGATTCCAAGGTTTATCATATTATTGGATAGCAGCTTTCCTATAAGGAATTCGGCGGAAATATAGTACAATTTCTTTTTGCCCTGGGCGGATTCCCGGCCTTTGGACAGTTTATTTACCAGGCAGAGAAGGCCCGTGTACAGTTCTTTGTCAGTGCAGCTTGAAATATCTTTTTTGCAGGCATCTGTCAGCATTTGTTCCAATTGGTTTTGATTCATGATTTACATTCCTCCGTAAGGTGTGCCGGTAACGGCATGATTGTACGTTTGTCTGTATTATAATGGCATGCAAAAAGAAAATCTTGCATAATTATGTGATGATATAGTACAATACTATCAAAAATATGATAAAAGGTGGTCTGTAGATGCGGGACGGCATGCGTGATAAATATGGATACCATGAGATGAAAGAGCATGCGGGCAAGGATTTCCCCTTTAACATTTACCCCTGCTCCATTCCTGCTGATTTCAGCCAGGTTCCGGTTCACTGGCATGAGGATATGGAGATCATCGCTGTGAAAAAGGGGCGGGGTATGGTGACGGTGGATATGGAGCCCTATGAAGCCGGGGCGGGGGAGGCCGTGGTGGTGTTTCCGGGACAGCTTCATGGCATCAGCCAGTGCGGTTTTGAGGCAATGGAGTATGAAAATATCATTTTCCTTCCTTCCATGCTCATGACGGATGAATCCGATCTCTGCACCTATAATTTTTTACGGCCCATGACAGAGGGCGGCATAGGTAAGCCTCTTCATATTACGGA is a window of Enterocloster clostridioformis DNA encoding:
- a CDS encoding glycogen/starch/alpha-glucan phosphorylase; the encoded protein is MNQNQLEQMLTDACKKDISSCTDKELYTGLLCLVNKLSKGRESAQGKKKLYYISAEFLIGKLLSNNMINLGICSQVKSILASHGKDLCVLEELEPEPSLGNGGLGRLAACFLDSIATLGLNGDGIGLNYHFGLFKQLFKDNLQNEEPNPWMENTSWLNRTNVTYQIPYRNFTLTSRMYDIKVTGYGNRTNKLHLFDVETVDESLVEDGISFDKTDISKNLTLFLYPDDSDRAGQILRIYQQYFMVSNAARLILSEAAAKGSTLYDLPDYAVIQINDTHPTMVIPELIRLLTTEHGMEMDDAIQVVTRTCAYTNHTILAEALETWPMDYFKEAVPQLIPIMEVLDDKVRRKFDDPSVYIIDKGDRVHMAHIDIHYGFSVNGVAALHTDILKKNELNNFYRLYPEKFNNKTNGITFRRWLLHCNPQLADYISALIGDGFKKDAFELKKLDDSTFTANMKILHRLLAIKDSKKQELADYLKETQDIDIDPKSIFDIQVKRLHEYKRQQMNALYLIHKYLEIKRGSRPTTPITAIFGAKAAPAYTIAKDIIHMILCLRQVIDSDPDVRPWLNVVMVNNYNVSLAEKLIPACDISEQISLASKEASGTSNMKFMLNGAVTLGTDDGANVEIHELAGDDNIYIFGESSETVIRRYAEGSYCSRSYYEADPDLKEAVDFIISPAMAAAGSREHLERLYNELLNKDWFMTFPDFKDYCRTREQALSDYENRTAWARKMLINISKAGYFSSDRTIEEYNRDIWKLDTGLAP